CAAAAATTAAGCAGAATATTAAATTTTGGTAACTACATAATAGGATGGTTTTTTGTTGAATTATTTTTAAAACAAAAGAATTGCTACATTTTTTGGTAGGATTAGATTAAACCTTCTTTTAACGCTTTTACTACAGCTTCGGATTGTGAATGAACGTGCATTTTTTTGTAAATATTTCTAAAGTGAAATCTTACTGTATCTAAACTAACATTTAGTTCGTCAGCAATTGCTTTATAACTATTTCCTTCAACTAGTCCGCTTAAAACTTCTTTTTCTCTTTTCGTAAGCATAATATGCTCAGAATCTTTATGAATTGGTTTTGACTTTTGAAAATAATCAACAACTTTTCTTGCGATATTGCTTGTCATTGGCGCGCCACCTTCATAGGCATCTTTTATTGCATCAAGCAATTTTGCCGGAGGAGTTTTTTTTACTAGATATCCGGAAGCTCCGGCACAGAGCGCTTCAAATATTAAATCATTTTCATCATAAATTGTTAGTATGAGAATTAATATTTCATCAGAAATTTTTTTAATTCTTCTAATTCCTTCAATTCCAGAAATTCCCGGAAGATCAATATCCATCAATATTACATCAACTTTTATTTTTTTAATTTCTTCAAGAAGATCTTCGCAATTAGAAAATGCCGCAGCACAAGAATATCCTTCGGTTCCGTCAATAAGAAGTTTTAATCCTTCTCTTATAGTTGTGCTGTCTTCTACAATTACTACATTTATCATTTTATAATTTTTAATTATCTAATATTACCAATATACTTAACTACTGTTCCTTTACCAACTTCTGAATTTATTAATAATTTACCTCCAATTTTTTTTGCTCTCTTCTGCATATTCGTTAACCCGTTTCCTAAATTTTCACTGTTTGTATTTGTTGAAAACCCATTTCCGTTATCAGTTAAAATCATTTCCAATTTTTTTCGTTCAACTTTTGCATTTAATAATATTTCTGAACAATTGCTATGTGTAATCGAATTATTAATTGCTTCTTTAAAAATTAAAAATAAATGTTGTCTATGCTCCATTGTTAATGAAACTTTTTCAAGAGATTTTAGATTTTCTGATCTGAATGAAATTGAAGTATCAGCTAATAATTCGGAATAGGTATCTTGCAATCGTAAAATTAAATCATACAAAGAATCTCTCTGCGGATTTACAAGCCAAACAATATCGCTCATTTTATCAATAAGATATCTTGATTTCAAACTGATTTTATTGAGATTTTTTACAATATCTTCATCTTTACTTTTTAGTTTTGTGTTTATTACTTCGCTTAAAATTGAAATCTCCGTTAAACTTGATCCTATATTATCATGCAGATCGGCAGCTAATTTTGTTCTTAATCTTTCTACCGCTAGGAGATTTCTTACTTGAGTTGTAACAAAATAAATTATCAATGCAGCCAATGAAGAAACTATCATCAGAATAAACCACCAAGTTTTCCAGTATGGAGTTTCAATTACTATTGTTAATGTTGCATCCTTATTGCTCCAAACTCCATCGTTGTTAGAGCCTTTTACATGAAAAATATACTTTCCATCTGTAACATTTGTGTATGTTACTTTATTTGCATTTTGCGGAAGTGAAGGATTTTCATCAAAATTTTCTAAATAATAAATGTAAAGATTTTTTTCTGGCGTAATATAATCTAAAGATGCAAATTCAATATCAATTTTATATTGATTATACGGAAGTATAATTGTTTTATTTTTGCTGAAAGAATTTATATTAATAATTTTCTGCTGATTGGGAAAATCGATTGGAAAAATATTGCAATTCGTAATATATACCGGCGGCTCGTTATTATTTTCAATAAGCTGACTTGGAACAAAAGAATTAATTCCATTAATTCCTCCAAAATAAAAAGTTCCATCTTTTGCTTTGTGATAAGCTCCCCAAAAAAATTGATTGCTTTGCAAACCATCGCGTGTATCATAATTTTTAAATTTTTCAGTTTTAATATTGAATTTTGAAATTCCGTTATTTGTGCTTAACCAAAGATTTCCTTCATCATCTCCAATAATTCCGTAAACAACATTATTCGGCAATCCGTCTTTTTCCGTAAAATGTTTTACATCAAAAATTTGATTGCCATTCTTTTCAGTTAGAATAATTTTATTTAAGCCGCCGCCAATTGTTCCTGCCCAAATTATTAATTCGTTTTTAGAATTTTGAAATTTATCTTCGAACAAAGAAATTACCCTGCTATCACTCAAACTTTTAAGATCGCCGGGAATATTTAGATATTTATTTATTTTAATATTTGAGAAATCATCAAAATTATTTTTCATTGGAATTATTATTTGATTCAAACCTCGCCAAGTTCCAATCCATAAATTTCCATTTCTGTCTTCAATTATACATTTTGATTGAATTCTGTTATCGCTAATATTTACGGGCATTGAATCATTACTTGTAAAATGAAAAACTTTATTAAACTTTTCATCAAAAACATCTAAACCGTTTTCCGTTCCAATCCATAATCTTTTTTTTGAATCTTGAAAAATTGATTGAATAATATCATTGCTTATTGAATTTTTATTATTTGGATTATTTCTGTAAACTTGAACATTTTCCATTCTGGTGTTTTGGGAGTTGGGTGAAAATTTTATTTTGTACAAACCACTTGACCAAGAACCAACCCATAAATTTCCAAACTTATCTTCCAAAATTGATGTAATATTAACTTCGCTTAAGTTTAAATTATTTTTTTGCGAAATTCCGAAATGCTGAAAAATATTTTCATCTTTGTTAAATCTGTTTAAACCTTTTCCCAAAGTTCCTATCCAAATATTTCCAAAAGAATCTTCGGAAATTGCTCTAATCATACTATGACTTAAACTTTTTTCATCTGCGGGATTATGATTATAATGTTTGAATTTTCTATTTATATTAACTTTATTAATTCCGCCGCCGACGGTTCCAATCCAAACCAGATTGCTTTTATCAATAAAAATTGTTCTTGTTAAATTTTTACTTAAACTTTTTAGATCAGATAAATCATGTGTATAATTTATAAATTGATTTTGGTTTGCATCAAATAGACTTAATCCGCCTTCGGTTGAAATCCATAACATTTTTGCATTATCAAAAACTAAATCAGTAATATTATTATTAACCAAATTTGGAGAAGATTTTCCAAAATTTATTTGGGTAAACTTTTTTGAAATTTTATCAAACTTATTTAATCCTCCGTTATAAGTTCCAATCCATAAATTATTTTCGAGAGAAGCTATTGCCCAAACAGTATTGCTGCTCAAAGAATTTATATTTCCATTGCTCAAATAATTTTTAATAAAATTTTTATTTTGATCAAATTCAAAAAGTCCACCGCCTTCTGTTCCAATCCACAAAACATTATTTTTATCAACATGCAATGCTCTAATTGCATTTGCATCATTTCCCTTTTCTGAATTTTTTGCCAGTGAAATTTGGCTGAATTTATTTTTCCTAAAATTAATTTCCGTTAAACCTTTGCTGTTTGTGCCTAAAATTAAATTTCCTGATTTATATTGAACAATTGTGCGAATATTATTTTCAGAAATAGAATTTGAATTTTTTGGATCATTTAAATAATGAACAAAATTATTGGATTCATACGAATAACGATTTAGTCCTCCGCTATTGGTTCCAATCCACAAATTAGAATCAGAATCTTCAAATATTGACCAAATAAAATTATCGGAAATTGAATTTAAATCGGAAGGATCATTTCTATATACTATAAAACTGTAACCGTCATATCTATTTAAACCGTCTTCAGTTCCAAACCATAAAAATCCTTTGCTGTCTTGCAAAATTGCTTGAACGGTAATTTGAGAAAGTCCATTTTCTATTGATAATCTATCAAACATCAAATCTTTATAAACATCATTTTTACTAAAATTATTTTGTGGAAGTTTTACACTTGGTGAAAAGAAACTGAGAATCAATAAAAAAGTCAAAAATTTTATTTTTCGCTGATTTAAAAGCATTTTTAGTTATTTATTGCCTATAATGATTTATTAAAATAATAATAAATAATTATATTTATATCATACAAATTATTAGTAATCTTGCCAATAACTTTAATGTTTATTCAAATTTAAAATGATTGAAAATAAAATTCAAACTTCCGCATATAATAAAATTTCTGAGCTTTCCGATTTAGCAAAAAATGAAAATTATCAATCAAGTAAAATTGAATTGAAGCAATACAATTATGAAGTTGAAGTTGCTAAGAATAAACAAAAAATAAAAATTCAAGTTTATTTTGGTAAAAAAGGACTGAAAACAATTCTACAAGGGAATAATACTTCTAAAGAATTTGCTGAACTGAATAATTTAATAAATGGAAATTTTTCTCTGGATTTTCAAGATAATTCGGAAGAAAATTTTGATAAATATATTGGCACTGATGAAACCGGCAAAGGTGATTTTTTTGGACCCTTAATAATTGCGGGATTTTATGTTAATGAAGAAATTCAAAATTTCTTAATAAATTTGGGTGTAAAGGACAGTAAAGAATTAGCTGATACAAAAATTGATGAAATTGCTAAAATTATTAAATCCAAATTCCCCAAAAATTATTCAATCGTTATAATAAATCCAGAAAAGTATAATCAGCTTTATGATGAATTTAAAAACTTAAATAAAATTCTTAATTGGGCACATTCAAAAGTTATAGAAAATTTATATGAAACATTTCAACCGGAGACCGTAATTATTGATCAGTTTAGTAAAACTCCAATTAATATTTCCTTAAAAAATAATTTTGCAAAAGTAAATTTTGTGCAAATTCCAAAAGCGGAAAAATATGTTGGTGTTGCAGCGGCATCAATTTTAGCAAGAAATGAATTGAATAAATGGTTTAATAAAAAAAATCATGAAGGAATTCCGGTTTTAAAAGGAGCTTCAACCGAAGTGGAAAATTCGGCAAAAATAATTACAGTAAAGTTTGGTATTCAAATTTTGAATAAAATCTCAAAAGTTCATTTTAAAACAACAAAAAAAATTTTCGAGAATTAGTTTACATTTTAGAAATTACTTAAAAAAAATTATATTTAAATTCATTTAATTAGGTAAATAATGGCAAAGTCAAATCAAATTAAACGCATTGGAATTTTAACAGGTGGTGGTGATTGTCCCGGATTAAATGCAGTTATTCGCGGAGTTGCAAAACCGGCTCATGATCATGGCTTAACAGTTCTTGGCATTCAAGATGGTTTTGAAGGATTGGTTGAAGGAAAAGCTATTGAGCTTTATAATAAAGATGTTTCTGGAATTTTGGCTCAAGGCGGAAGTATTTTGGGAAGTTCAAATAAGGGCGACCCGTTTCATTGGCCGGAAGATATCGGCGATGAAATTCAAATTTTAGACCGATCTAAAAAAGCTATGAAAAACTATGATGCATGGAATTTAGATGCGATAATTGCAATTGGCGGAGATGGCACAATGCACATCTCAAAAAAATTATCAGAAATGGGAATGAACATTGTTGGCGTTCCTAAAACTATTGATAATGATCTAGAGGCAACAGATCAGACTTTTGGACATGATTCCGCAGTTTATGTTGTTTCTGAAGCTTTAGATAGATTACACACAACCGCATCAACTCATCATAGAGTTATGGTGATTGAAGTTATGGGACGATATGCCGGTTGGATTGCATTAAATGGCGGATTAGCTGGCGGTGCTGATATAATTTTACTTCCGGAATTTCCGTTCAGCTGGGAAGTTATTTATGATAAAGTTGAACAAAGAAGTATGCAGGGAAAAAGATTTAGTATTGTTTGCGTTGCGGAAGGTGCCAAAGCACAGAATGAAGAAATGGTAATTAAAGCAAAAGATATTAAACGTACTGATCCAATTCAACTTGGTGGAATTGCCGAACATGTTTCAAAAATGATTGCTGAAAATACAAAAATTGAAACTCGATATACGGTTTTAGGACATTTGCAAAGAGGTGGAAGTCCAACACCTTTTGATAGAATTCTTTCTACAAGATTTGGAACATATGCAATTAATTTAGCAATGAACAAAAAATTTGGGATGATGGTAGCTCTAAAAGGTTCTGATATAACAAGTGTAAAAATTGAAGATGCAATAAAACGACAAAAACTTGTTACTTCCGAAAATCAAAGTGTTCATGCGGCATTGCAAGTTGGCGCAAGTTTTGGCGTTGAAGAAATGGATCATAATGTAATCAGATGGCTTGGAGCTTACTAATACAAAATTAGCTCTAAGAAGGAACAAAATTAGTATAACAATTTTTTTGAAATATCTTTAATTTGTTATAGTAGAATATAAAAATTTTGCTTTTTGAATAAAAAGTATTATTTTTGGCAACTATTTTTATTGGGGTCGTAGTTCAGTTGGTTAGAACGCCTGCCTGTCACGCAGGAGGTCGCGAGTTCGAGTCTCGTCGGCCCCGCATCTAAAGCCTTGTAATTTAATAATTTACGAGGCTTTCTTGTTTTAAACAATATTAATAATAAAGTTTATTTTTAAATTTTATCTTGTTTTTTCTAAATCTTCTATTCTTTTAATTAAATTTTGAATGACTTCTTCTTGTTCCTGCACTGCTTTAACTAAAGGAACTATAAATTCGGTATAACGTAATCTGTACATACTTTTTTCATTTTCAGGTATTTCAACACCACTGAAATCAATACCAAGTTTATTAACCAACACTTCTACTTCCTGAGCAATAAATCCTGTTTGGCGCATTTCAGATTTTTTATTTCTTGCCTCAATTATTTTTATTTCTGCTTTTGTACTTTTTGAGCTGACAATTCCATAAGTTTCATTTTCCTTTGTTTTTACAATATTATTATTTTCACCAAGTTTTTCAGCAATTAAGTTATAATCCATTGTGTAACTTACCGGTCTAAGCCCCATAATAAAATCTAAACCTGAAATATTTTCTTTAATATTTTTCTTAAATCTCCCATCAGATAAAAGTGACATCGCTACTTGTCCTTGAATACTTGTAATTGCAGTATTACCAATTACAATATTATTACTTGAAGTTGGAATTGCAGAATAACCTATTGCGGTAGTATTATTTAAATCTGGAGTGATATGACTTGGACCTGAACTATATCCTATTGCAGTATTAAAATTTCCATTTACATTAGAATTTAATGCAGCATTTCCAATTGCAGTATTTCCCTCACCTTCTATGTTTGATTCCAAAGAATTATATCCATTTGCTGTATTTCCTGATCCAGAAGTATTATCAATCATTGCTCTAAAACCAGTTGCTGTGTTACCATTTGCAATATTTGAGAATAGCGCGTTAAAACCAATTGCAACATTATTACTTGTTGTCAAATTGTAGAAAAGTGCATTTATTCCAATTGAGATATTACTATTTCCACTTATGTTATTTGCCAGTGAACTTGTGCCAAGTGCAATGTTAAGATCACCTGTTGAATTATGAAACATTGCGCTGTGACCACATGCAATATTATTATGACCATCAATATTATTTGCAAGAACAATATTGCCAAGTGCTAAATTGTATGCACCTGTTGTATTTTTTTCCAATGTTTTATACCCTACAGCAGTATTCATGTATCCTGATGTATTTAGTTTCATGGAATGTTTTCCAATAGCAGTGTTTTGATTAGCGGTTCCATCATCATTGATTCCGGATTCAAAACCTAAAAAAATACTTGTTGCATCAGTTTTAGCATCACTTAACTGATCAAGTGAATCAATTTTTGAATTGCTTCCAGTCCTGCTCAAATTTGTATTACCATAAAAAAGGCTGTCACCATTCCTATAAAGTTTATTGGAGGTTAGAGCTGGAACTCCATCTTTAAATTGTATTGATGCTGAAGTTCCTTCATCTGTAATTCTCATTAGTTGGTTATTATCACCATCTTTAAAAACCACATCTCCTTCCACATCTTGTGTTTCTATAGGTTTTTCAACTTTAGATGTTTCTGGAGTTTTTTCATTATTCTTTTTTATCTCTTGAGCAAGTAAATGTGAAAAGGTAAAAGTGAAAAGGCAAAAGAAAATTAAAAAGGTATTCAATTTTTTTGATTTCATATTTCCCTCAACGATTATTTTGTCTAAATTCCGATTACAAGTCTTTTTATGGTTGTAAAATAATTTTCAAAAGCTGTTTTGTCTACTACTGATTCTGGTAGTATTTACATAAGCTTTATTTAAATATAATTGAACTGTTATGTATTAAAACGCCTTGCTCAACTAATTTTTTAATTAGCTATGCAAGGCGGACATTGAGGATTAAAGAACATTTAATTTTTATTTAACTGTCATCTTAATTTCGTTTTTATTTGCAATTACTTGATTAAGTGCATTTTTTATTTGTTCAATATCAGATTTGTACTCAGAGTTTAGTTTTGCCAATTCTTGATTTTGTTTTTCCAATTCCATAATCCTAACTTCTTGCTCTTTAGTCCTTTTCTCTAATGCTTGTATTGCAATAAAGTTAATTCCATCAAAATCTGTTGCTGAAATTGTTGTATCGGTTCCAATTGTCCCAATTCCGTCATTACCAAAAGCAGAATAAAAATCTTGTGCCATTGGTCCATAGTGTCTGTGAGTTTTGGAATCTTGAGTTTTATAATTCCATGAAGTGAGTTTAAATTTGGAGATTTTTCCCAAGAATTCCTCTCCATTGACTGACTTAAAGTTTTCCTTTTTAGTAGAATCCGAAATTGAACTCCACCCGTTATCACCTGCGTTCATTAAAGCACCGCTAGTGAGTGCCGAGTTTGTGTAGAAGCGATAACCATTTGCAAATCTTGCAGCCAATCTATTGTCTGTATTTGCATCTTGAACAGTGCTGGCTGAATTATCTCCCAAAAATATTGTTCCATTTCCGGCTGCATTAACGTTTGAACCAATTGCAAAAGAATTAGTTCCGTTTGCACTTGCAGTAGAACCCAATACAGCTTTGCCATTAACTCTAAAATTACCGTTAATTTTTACATTTTCACTTCCATCTGTAAAATCACCGTAAATTAAAGGATCAGATGTTCCCGAATTATCAATAACTAATTTATTATCTGTAAGCTCATTTTTACCGGCTTGATAACCAATAAAAATAGAACCATTTTGATAATAATTTGAAATTCCATGATAACCTGCTTCATGACCAATAAAAATATTTTTAGAGCCATTTATGTAATTTCCTGAACTATTACCAATACCAAGATTAAAATTTCCAGTCCCATTTCCAAGTGAACCACTACCAATTGCAATATTCTGATTACCCGAGAAAACTTGACCTGCTTGATATCCAAAAGCTGAATTACTGTCACCATTCATAGTAACAAATGTCCCGCTTCCGAAAGCTGAGTTGTAACTGCCGGTTATGGAAAGTAATGAAGAAGCACCAAAGGCGGAATTATAACTTCCACCATTAGTTTCTAAAGCTTTTGATCCAACAGCAGTATTTTGTTCACCATTTGATTGGTTAAGTGCGTTGTAACCAACAGCTGTATTATTTGCTATAAAAGAGCCGCTATTTAATGTTTGATGACCAATAGCAGTGTTAAAATTGCCTAATGTTAATGAAGTTAAAGCCTCATAACCATTTGCTGTATTCCCAACGCCTGTTGTGTTTAATTTAAGGGCATTATAACCGGTTGCAGTATTTCCAGTTCCTGTAGTATTTGCATACATTGCATTATGACCTATTGCAGTAGTTCCGTTAACAACATTGTTTCTTGCAGCTTCAAAACCTACTGCAGTATTTTGGTTCCCCGAATTAGAATAAAGTGAAGAACTACCAATAGAAACATTAGAATGTCCAGCAGTATTTGAAGATAAGGAAGAATTTCCAATAGATATATTATCATGTCCGCTGATATTGGAATATATACTCCCAACACCTATTCCTATGTTATTATTTCCGGTTTGATTTGTTTTTAATGAATTGTAACCCAATGCTGTATTATATGCCCCAGAAGAATTTACATTCAATGCTGCTATACCAATTGCAGTATTTTGATTATTACTTCCATCATCTAAATTACCGGTGCCATATCCAAGAAAAACACTTGTTCCATCAGTCTTTGCATCAGTTAAATCATTTATAGCGGATACTATAACAGATGTTCCATCGGAAGTAATATTTCCGGTAACATGAAAATCACCGTTTATTTTAACTAATTCACTTCCGTCTGTAAAATCTCCCCAAATTAATGGAA
The nucleotide sequence above comes from Ignavibacteriota bacterium. Encoded proteins:
- a CDS encoding response regulator transcription factor, whose protein sequence is MINVVIVEDSTTIREGLKLLIDGTEGYSCAAAFSNCEDLLEEIKKIKVDVILMDIDLPGISGIEGIRRIKKISDEILILILTIYDENDLIFEALCAGASGYLVKKTPPAKLLDAIKDAYEGGAPMTSNIARKVVDYFQKSKPIHKDSEHIMLTKREKEVLSGLVEGNSYKAIADELNVSLDTVRFHFRNIYKKMHVHSQSEAVVKALKEGLI
- the rnhC gene encoding ribonuclease HIII, with protein sequence MIENKIQTSAYNKISELSDLAKNENYQSSKIELKQYNYEVEVAKNKQKIKIQVYFGKKGLKTILQGNNTSKEFAELNNLINGNFSLDFQDNSEENFDKYIGTDETGKGDFFGPLIIAGFYVNEEIQNFLINLGVKDSKELADTKIDEIAKIIKSKFPKNYSIVIINPEKYNQLYDEFKNLNKILNWAHSKVIENLYETFQPETVIIDQFSKTPINISLKNNFAKVNFVQIPKAEKYVGVAAASILARNELNKWFNKKNHEGIPVLKGASTEVENSAKIITVKFGIQILNKISKVHFKTTKKIFEN
- a CDS encoding ATP-dependent 6-phosphofructokinase, with the translated sequence MAKSNQIKRIGILTGGGDCPGLNAVIRGVAKPAHDHGLTVLGIQDGFEGLVEGKAIELYNKDVSGILAQGGSILGSSNKGDPFHWPEDIGDEIQILDRSKKAMKNYDAWNLDAIIAIGGDGTMHISKKLSEMGMNIVGVPKTIDNDLEATDQTFGHDSAVYVVSEALDRLHTTASTHHRVMVIEVMGRYAGWIALNGGLAGGADIILLPEFPFSWEVIYDKVEQRSMQGKRFSIVCVAEGAKAQNEEMVIKAKDIKRTDPIQLGGIAEHVSKMIAENTKIETRYTVLGHLQRGGSPTPFDRILSTRFGTYAINLAMNKKFGMMVALKGSDITSVKIEDAIKRQKLVTSENQSVHAALQVGASFGVEEMDHNVIRWLGAY
- a CDS encoding tail fiber domain-containing protein; protein product: MKSKKLNTFLIFFCLFTFTFSHLLAQEIKKNNEKTPETSKVEKPIETQDVEGDVVFKDGDNNQLMRITDEGTSASIQFKDGVPALTSNKLYRNGDSLFYGNTNLSRTGSNSKIDSLDQLSDAKTDATSIFLGFESGINDDGTANQNTAIGKHSMKLNTSGYMNTAVGYKTLEKNTTGAYNLALGNIVLANNIDGHNNIACGHSAMFHNSTGDLNIALGTSSLANNISGNSNISIGINALFYNLTTSNNVAIGFNALFSNIANGNTATGFRAMIDNTSGSGNTANGYNSLESNIEGEGNTAIGNAALNSNVNGNFNTAIGYSSGPSHITPDLNNTTAIGYSAIPTSSNNIVIGNTAITSIQGQVAMSLLSDGRFKKNIKENISGLDFIMGLRPVSYTMDYNLIAEKLGENNNIVKTKENETYGIVSSKSTKAEIKIIEARNKKSEMRQTGFIAQEVEVLVNKLGIDFSGVEIPENEKSMYRLRYTEFIVPLVKAVQEQEEVIQNLIKRIEDLEKTR
- a CDS encoding tail fiber domain-containing protein — encoded protein: MKSNKLNTFLIFFCLFTFAFSQIHAQESKKVADEKKNSAVSKIEKPIETQAVEGDVIFSDGTNQLLRITDEGTSGAIQFTDGVPSNTTNKLYRSGTNLYFGNANLNGGGGTIDSLDQLSDAKTDAFSIFLGKGSGISDDGGVSIGFTSNFNTALGYHSLFSNTTGIENVAIGILSLNSNSTGWQNSAIGKRALTFNTTGYLNTATGANSLADNITGNSNSAYGAGALNDNTAGNDNTGIGNSSLGSNNGNFNTATGSASLHHNTTGNKNVGIGYYSNFYNQTGSKNTIVGNEAGSGTAFHNKSGNIFLGYKAGYFETGNNKLYINNDSSSFPLIWGDFTDGSELVKINGDFHVTGNITSDGTSVIVSAINDLTDAKTDGTSVFLGYGTGNLDDGSNNQNTAIGIAALNVNSSGAYNTALGYNSLKTNQTGNNNIGIGVGSIYSNISGHDNISIGNSSLSSNTAGHSNVSIGSSSLYSNSGNQNTAVGFEAARNNVVNGTTAIGHNAMYANTTGTGNTATGYNALKLNTTGVGNTANGYEALTSLTLGNFNTAIGHQTLNSGSFIANNTAVGYNALNQSNGEQNTAVGSKALETNGGSYNSAFGASSLLSITGSYNSAFGSGTFVTMNGDSNSAFGYQAGQVFSGNQNIAIGSGSLGNGTGNFNLGIGNSSGNYINGSKNIFIGHEAGYHGISNYYQNGSIFIGYQAGKNELTDNKLVIDNSGTSDPLIYGDFTDGSENVKINGNFRVNGKAVLGSTASANGTNSFAIGSNVNAAGNGTIFLGDNSASTVQDANTDNRLAARFANGYRFYTNSALTSGALMNAGDNGWSSISDSTKKENFKSVNGEEFLGKISKFKLTSWNYKTQDSKTHRHYGPMAQDFYSAFGNDGIGTIGTDTTISATDFDGINFIAIQALEKRTKEQEVRIMELEKQNQELAKLNSEYKSDIEQIKNALNQVIANKNEIKMTVK